The Bombus pascuorum chromosome 11, iyBomPasc1.1, whole genome shotgun sequence genome includes the window gaaatacaataattaaGCGAATATATTAGTAAACTCGTGATTTCGGTATCTATATAAGTTTTATGTAGATTTAAACTTTAATATGGTTTCATGCTATAAGAAGCTTATTATAATAGCGTATGTAATGtactcttcttctttttcattaactTGGATCGTCACATTCTTCGAAAAACCACCCTTATGTGGTTTTCTCAAAAATTAACTTCTTCATAAATCCATATATATCATGATTATGTAATATCATTCACGTTCTTTCATAGTGCTTAAAtcgaaatacagaaataatataaaaataattatcattatataatCATTCattcatgtacatatatatatctatttcaaatttaaaaatacatttcgcGGTTCAAGTTTAAATAAtgagaaatatcgaatttaGTCACATGGTGCATAATACATATAGGTAATTTAATCTTCCCATTCTTAGGGCTAAGTTATTTATGACTCgctgaatttaaaatgataacaCACGCGCTGGTAGAATAGTTTATATTATCCATAAAATGACAATTGACTTAGAAACGAATTGATGATTTGATGAACAAATCAGTATCATAAAGTTCTTTGAagaaaaaacatatataagataagaaaaaatctttcttgcattcagttttattttcgcacatatgtatttgtaatatatgtCTATATATGGACAAATGGTCTTAATtttgtgtataataaataacaatatttaattcgttcatattttttttattaaaatcacactcatttataatttacaactgTATtactcaattttttattacatatagtAGCTTTTACAGTATTTGTGAGAAAATATTAactatatataacatattttgtGTAGAATATGAATCATAATATAAATGACAAAACACCTGTTCGAGAAATGTAACCTCTTAGCGTTTCGATAAACCCTGCTATCGGACTTGTCCGTACTTTGGGagttaaaataatactatgATTGTTTGTACGTTGTTCAGTGATTAACcgatattgtaataattaagttACTATTAAAGCACGAATTAATATTCTAGtgaaagtatatttattaaaacgtttataAGATCGCTAACTTTTTGTAAACGATACAAAACATGGAAGTTGATGCAGGAGCACAATTGATAGCAGAGGACAGTGAtcaggaagaagaagaactaACTGCTCAAAGTGTTTTATTAGCGATAGAGGAAGCTTGGCTAAACGAAAAATTCGCTCCTGAGATTTTACCACACCGGTCTGATTTGATTGACTGCATGCTGCAGCAAATCACACATATGGAAGAAAACATGAAGAGGTTAGACAAAGGAGATTTAAGATTAATGATACATAGAATGGAATTAGATAggattaaatatgttataagtAATTATCTCAGGGCTCGATTagagaaaattgagaaatatacCATTCACATACTTTCTCAAGAAGCTAACAGATCTTCTGAGGATTGTTACTTATCAGTTGCAGAGCTACAATTTGCGAAAGAGTTTCTTGCAAGTATCGAAACACTTTTTAAAACAGTTGCTTTGCAACATATGCCTGGAAATTTTCAGACATTTGAAGTTGATACATTAGCTGTAAAACCTAATATGCAagcatatgtatttttaaggGCTAATGATAGAATTAACGGAATCTTACTTCCTGGTTCAATGGACGAAGAAATAGATCTTGAACCAGGCTCGCaacatattatacaatatagtGCTGTAGCTGATTTAGTTAAAACTGGTgctgttaaattaatttaatatcttataCAATTTAATAGAGTGAATAAAGAAATCTAATACTTTTTATAGTCATTGTATATTAAAGTCTTATTATTTAcagtatacaaaattaatatattagaatagaTCTGTGTAATTAATCtgttacaaaaaattatagaaaaagttTGGgacaatatgtatatatatatacatacatttgtgtacatatattttattaaaaagtaattgtacattgaatttacatataatttcatatagtAATCTTTTtcaacatatataaaatatattttgcattataaaatatctaaacaatatcaaaaatattattatatataaagtacAATGCTTTGCAGATGCAAACTTATGCTCCTTATGCAAATTTACTTGTGAACATTTTCACTGTGTATGgacaatatttttacattaaacaaagtttaacaaattataactGGAGCATTTCAAAGAAGTTTTGATTGCAAGAAGTATcattatacattaaatataaaataaataattatgtaagtAGGAACAATATTAGTATTTACCAAAATTCTAATTATCTTTCACTGTTTCACCATTATGAATTTGTGGTAATGACTGCAATTCTGAATCGGTGCAGACATTGTTATAAGcctaaaatttgataaaaatttatacaaattacaataaattgttGTAAACAGATATTATAAACaagagaatatttaatataaatatacctCTTCTGCAATTTTTTTGAGTTGTTCAAACATTAGCTTTCCAGTTTCTTTGACCATACTAGTGAAATGACCTTGCTCATTTTTAAGTAGAACATAGGGATGATCAAATTCAATTGCTTTTCCATGATCCATAACTAGCACTTTGTTGCTATCCATAATTGTATTCAATCTATGTGCTATGGTTAATACTGTGCAACTCTTAAATTTTTGTCGAATAGTCTTTTGTATTAAGGCATCCGTCGCAGGATCGACATTAGCAGTAGCTTCATCAAGAAGCAGAatcttattatttcttaagatCGCTCGAGCTAAACAGAGTAACTGTCTTTGCCCCACACTGAAATTAGCTCCACCTTGATCAACATTATAGTCTAAAGAAGAAacacttaattttaattctacatCCTCAAGGGCAGCCCAAAGAGTAGCATCATCAAAATCATGAAATGGATCGAGATTATCTCGAAGCGTCGCTGAGAATAATACAGGTTCTTGTGGGATAATAGAGATTTTCCTTCGTAATTCATGAAGACCTATTTGCTTTGTATCTAACTTATCTATGTAAATAGCACCTTCGAGTTTAGTCAAACGAAACAAAGCTGATATCAAAGAAGTTTTACCAGCACCAGTGCGACCGACTATTCCTATCTAAAAATGCAACACTTAACggttaatttaaatatatagataatatgctaattttgttgataaacaataataaattacctTTTCTCCAGATTTAATGGTAAAACATAAATCTTTAAGGACTGGTGGTGCGGAATCTTCATAgcgtaaatataaatgatcgaaatttatttctccttTAGAAGGCCACTGTGCAGACGGTTTTTTATTAGGTTCACTTTCAAATGGTCCCTCTTTATCAAGTTGTGTAAATTGTAGAATTCGTTCTACACTTGTCATTTGTGATATTGTTTCTGCAGTTTGACGCATTCCATGCTGAAGCATTCCACATAAGATTAATACTTGAGATATGGCTAATCCTACATTTCCCGCAAATGTATTTCCTAAAAATGtgtaaatagatatttaatgACTAATGTTAATTACTTTTCTGATGACagcataaatttataaattaccatCATCCAATATGATGAAGCTATAGGTAATAAAAgcaataaaacaaatagaCACAACATCTAATGCAAATCCAAAAGCAGTACTTGTTGCTATTGTCAAATAATAAGCACTAGTATGAAGATCTTGGTGAACGTCGAATTCTTTCCGAACCATGTTATGCGCGCAAGCAGAACGAATTGTTGTTAGTCCTAATAAGGAAGAACTAACATGGGAGAAAACAGGACTTTTGGCTAAAATTTTATAgagaattgttaataatatcaCATTAATCATTCTGAACAATATTtatctaataaattacaaaatgctTACTAGTTCCTTCAAAACGTTTCATATCTTGAGCAGttttaagataaatatttcgtatttgcCAATATAAGAAACCCATGATAAACATTGGAAATATTGTCCaccaattaataatgaaaactTGAACTAAAATTCCAATCATTACTGTAAATATTTGGATGGATTCTATCATCGTTCTTGGTAAAATTTCATCTACTGATCCAACATCCTTTGAGAAACGATTTAGAATGCGACCtaaaatttaacattataatatttttattttgtataattttattttatataattttaaatacttacCAGAAGGATGTGTGTCAAAAAATAGCATCGGCGCTTTTAATAAACACGAAAACATGAGATTATGAAGATTTTTACTAGCattcatacatattttataaaatacaatatttcttgTGGATGTCAATACAATGCTTGTAAGGATGAATACTCCATAAATCCACAAAGCAGTATCACGATGGAGGTAAACTGTATTGGACCTCGCGTTAATAGTCCAAgtctatacatataaaataaaaaataagattcgTCGCTATTTCTTAAATGGaaagaaagcaaagtaaaattactaACAATATTATCAAAACTCTCATTTTTTAACGGgaacaattttgaaattgtacTATTAAAATCATCCATCTCCAATAAAGCCGTTTCATTTgttgatttatttgtatctCCGTCAATGGAAAACGGTACTGTGTGGTTTTGTTCTGATAGTTGAACTGTATgattaatactattacgtgtaaTGCGTATTTCTTCCTGCTTTGtcctaaaaaagaaaaaagaacaaaacaaaaaaggagaGATAATGCACAAGATAACTCTTActaaaaggaaataataatagatactAACCAATAAGCAACCCAATAATCGCAACCACTACTTCCTATCTGTCCAAAAATTAAAGACCATACAAAAATCAAAATCATTAAGACAGATCCTCCAGctcgaaaatatttccaataaagGGATTTAGAAACGTTTCCTTTTGCCATTAATTCCTCAGTTTCTTTTGGTTCTGTTTCATCATCATCTTTACCATTACcataattaatagataaatCATGATTAGTATTATCATCAATTTCCATGACTTCTGAAtctcctttattttcttctgttgaAAGCATATGTAAAAAGTCTGTACGTTTGTTTTGAATTTCTGCAAATGTACCTTCACATTCGATTTTGCCCTAAAATAAAcattactttataacataACAATgttataagaataatataacataacaaTAGcatagtaatataataatgacaGTTTTGATTATTACTACTTACGTTGTTCAATAGAATAATGTAATCgcaatcttttaaatattgaacCTGATGTGTTACAAGAattcttgttttatttcgaAGATAATTTTTGATGCATTCATTGAACAATTGTTTTCCTACGTGAGTATCGACTGCGGATAATGGATcatctaataaataaatatccgcGTTCCTATATACAGCCCTGTTATAACGATCATTTGAATAAAAAGTGGTTCTTCAagttaatatttcaacataatatcgtttattttttgttgATATGTACCTAGCTAAATTAATTCTTGCTCGTTGACCACCACTGAGTGATGCGCCTCTATCTCCAACTAAAGTTCTATCGCCATAATTAAACTGCTGAAAATCTTTAATGAGAGTACATACTCTAACAACATCATTATACTTTTCTTTATCATAAGGCTGCCCAAAAAGTACATTATTGCGCACTGTACCCGAAAATAACCACGCTTCTTGACTAGCATAAGATACAGTAccatttacttttatttctccaTGTGACTGTTGTAATtcctttaaaattaattgaagaaATGAACTCTGAAAATGTACATGAAGATTAACAGCATTCTGTATCACAGACATTGAAGacattactttatatatatatatatatatatatatatatatatatgaggaTATATTACCTTTCCTGCACCAACTGAACCAACAATAGCATAAAGTTTACCAGGTTCTATTTGAACATTGATATCATGTAACGTATTTGCAATTGTGTTTTCTGTCCAAGACgctgtaatatttttcatcataaTACTACCATCTCCATTGGTTTGTTGTGACTggattatgttattattttctttcaatagaaggaaattctaaaaaaatgttaatatcaatgttataaattacatatataaaatccACATAGAACAAAAcgatgataattatttatcttactTCAAGTCTCTTAATAGATACATGAGCCTCTGCAGCAGCAGATACAGCCATAGGGTATAATATTGCCATAGTAAGTTGGAGGATATTAAAATACTGTGCCATCGAAAATACTTTATCGGCAGATATAGTGTTGCCGAGAAGTACATATGCCATAATTGTAaagtataatgttgtacgttcgGTAAACACAAAAGTAGCTAAGGTAAAACCTCGTAAGTACGATGCAACTGTTAGTACGTCTATCTCCTGactaaaaagtaattatacattttaaacacatttaataatttataatacttgtataataataataataacataacaaAACATGGAAGAAAACCTTCTAACAAAGCTAACAAGTTTTTCAAATGGTTGTTCCCAAGTATACATTTTAATGACTTGAATTCCACCAATTATTTCTGACATTAATCTTACTCTTTCGTCAGTCCTAACTGCGatttttaatcttaattttgaTACCCATTTTCCTAGATATCCTACAATAAAACCACATTAGTTAGTTTCTTCttctataatttaaaaggCTATTACAcaaacaaaattgtaatagtgATACATGATAACAAATTTACATACCTTGAACAGGTACAGTTTGCATGGTTATAAGAAAAACACCAGCTAAAGATGCGATTCCTACACTTTCCCATATCATAAAAGTAATCAAAGCACCTTGAATTGGTAAGATCCAAATATAATGCAATgctataaataattgttcaaATCTTGCTACATCATTTGAcattatgtttataatttgtccagGAGTAGTAACATTAGTAGAAGATCTTGACAAACGCAAAATCTAAAAGCAATGGTATTTTAAGTAACAATagttgataaatataaatttatggatgataatttatttcaccTTTCTATACATTAGAGAGGAACATGCTATTCTCACTCTCATTCCAACTTCCATTAAACCTAATATAGAATGATGATTGACTAAAGCTCCACATAAGACTATAAGTATAACAGCTGAAGCATAAATATATGCTTCATTGGCTGTGGATATTGCTCTAGGATCAAAGTGCCAGATAAGAAGACCTAGCACATATGGTTGAATAACCCTAGAATTCcatagtaattaaaaattatacaataatagtaaataatatatattataatgataaaaattatgcaATGATACATAAGAAACTTCTCGCTCTTACCTTAAAACAACTGCTAACAAAAACTGCCATCCTCCATAGTAAGCAAATGACCACATAAATGTTTTTCTTAAAGCATTGAAAAATTTAGGTTTTATATTTGTTCCTTCTGCGAACTTAACTTCTTTAATCCAGTTCCTAAACAAGAATAAAGACAATACAAACATAGTTCATGATATGAATTTTATCAGAttcaaaatattgatattattcttatatacatatgtttattACCTCTCAAGTTTATCTCCAAGATGTTGACTAACATCGTTTGGCATgacattataaatatctttaatctCAAGATCATGATCCTTAGCATACCAAAATAGGGGTTTCAGCCAccttaaatataataataaatatttttatataacaatagctctatttaaaaaagattattataattaatatagaaaactTACCAAAAGATCAGTTTACTAAAAACATTCGCCGTTAATTTTGGATTAGGATTGTCATATTTCTTACTAGAATCCATGATCGATCGTTTTACACATAGTACAGCTATTTCTACAAGAATAAACCATGCCGCACAAAAGAATTTGAGTAGTCACTCTAAAAAGCATTAGGTACATTTACGTTAATTCAACAGTAATTCTTTGCGTCATCATTAAGGAGTCACGAGTAAcaattcctttttctttcaactAATTGGTAGGAGTCTTCTGTTACGAGATAGTAAGGAACCTATTAAGAAATGATTCAACAAATCATAACACGTGCACAACACGCGCACTATCGATTGAATGTATGTAATTACATAAGGCTCTCGAGATCACAAACTATTGCACAGTAATGTATAGTATTCGTGGGAAGTTAGGGTGCGACGAAAATGTCAAGGGCATTAACTTATCCCAAACATTAACaggttatttttaattatctatttCTAGAAATTGTACTGataaaaggagagaaagaaatatatccttccttttttattcGCAGAATGCAATGgatcatatataatatgagAACAAGGTGAATtgcgtaaaaaaaaatatatttacaagcGCGGTAATAAGAAACTAAAATAgataaaagcaataaaaaaaaattattgaactTCTGTAACTATGTAGAGATAAGCTTATTGTGTAATATAATGTGATTTAATATAATGCAACATGCAGATAATGTAATGAACATATGTTCATCATTTTATCAAGATTttcgtgttttatttaataaaatatcaattaaagaatatatatgaTGGCtttcaactttccttttttttgttattctcATTACACAATTTCGTTGTCCAGACAACTGAAGTAAATTGTCACAGAATTTTCCTTGGGTAGCGGATGACTGACTTCCAAAATTTCttgtaattaagaaaaatctttaattctttttcgGTTCGACAAtccaagaaaatttcaaataatatttcaagaaatacgTGTTATTCTAAAGTAATCAAAATGGTATGacgtaaatgaaattcatgATACTCTATTATGCAagcaatatatttctttttaacaatGTTCAGTACAatgtaaaatgaattatatatgtttattttcaagttttaaaCGATGTAAAGCATTTTTTGATTGcagaagattatttttatttaattgttaatcGTTAACGGAAGTTGTAAATTTTGCTTTAGCGTGAGTGTATTTCAATGCACGTGGGTCAAGCAGGTGTTCAAATGGGTAACGCGTGTTGGGAATTGTATTGTTTGGAACATGGAATTCAACCGGATGGAACGATACCATCAGACAAAGTGTCCGGAACAAACGATTGTTTTAATACCTTTTTCAATGAAACCAGTTCTGGCAAGATGGTACCGCGTGCTGTGATGGTTGACTTAGAGCCTACGGTCGTTGGTTAGTTTAATTTccgtaaaaagaaaatcttaaCTGCATAAATCGTAAAATCTTTTGAAACTCTATGGAAGACTGATGTAACGAGTGatgttaaaattacaaatatttcaaaactcCCTATAGACGAAGTAAGGATAGGACGTTACAAGCAATTATATCACCCTGAACAATTAATCACGGGTAAAGAAGATGCTGCAAACAATTATGCTCGTGGTCATTATTCCATTGGTAGGGAAGTAATAGACTCTGTAATGGATCGAGTGAGAAGGTTGACGGATCAATGTACTGGACTTCAAGGATTTTTCGTCTTCCATTCGTTTGGAGGAGGCACCGGGTCGGGATTCACTTCGTTGCTTATGCAAAAACTGTCCGATGATTATGGGAAAAAGAGCAAATTAGAATTCGCCGTATATCCAGCACCACAAGTATGCAAGgccaaaaagaaagaaattgatagatatttttttcacgtttGTTTTATCTATAATTACCTTGTATATATGATAGGAAGTTGGGTAACACAGTATCCTTacgtaaagaaaaataatgtgtAGGTGTCTACCGCCGTCGTAGAACCATACAACTCGATTCTGACAACTCACACTACAATCGGTCATTCGGATTGCGCGTTTATGGTGGATAACGAAGCGATTTATGATATATGTAGACGGAAGCTTGGTATCGAGCGGCCTTCATACGCGAATCTGAATCGCCTTATCAGCCAAGTGGTATCATCGATAACTGCCTCTTTGAGATTCGATGGTGCTCTGAACGTAGATCTAACGGAATTTCAAACGAACTTAGTACCATACCCTAGGATTCATTTCCCACTGGCGACTTATGCGCCGGTGGTTTCGGCTGATAAAGCTTTCCATGAAGGGATGTCCGTAGCAGAAATAACGTCCGAATGCTTCGAGGCATCCAATCAAATGGTCAAATGCGATCCTCGAGAAGGAAAATATATGGCCTGCTGCCTGCTTTATCGCGGGGAGGTGGTACCAAAGGATGTGAACGCGGCAATTGCGGCTATGAAAAGGAAAAGTTGTATACGTTTCGTTGATTGGTGTCCAACTGGTTTTAAGGTCGGCATCAATTATCAACCACCTACTGTTGTTCCGGGTGGAGACCTCGCCAAGGTATCAATTATTACATGAATATGTTTGTCACTATCAGTAATAATTAAAGAGcaaaatttaatgtttcacGGTATTGTTTCCATGCGCTGTAATTAAAGGATTAAACATACTATAGTTAAAGCACTAATCTAgttatttgaacattttttgagacaatttatatattatttttaaaatgtgaTTACAAAGTTAAATATGATATAGGTTCAAAGGGCGGTTTCAATGTTATCGAACACAACAGCTATCGAGGAAGCCTGgtctaaattaaattacaagttCGATCTTATGTACAACAAGCGAGCTTTCGTACATTGGTACGTCGGAGAAGGTATGGAGGAAGGTGAGTTTGCAGAAGCGCGTGATGATCTTGCCGCATTAGAGAGAGACTACGAAGAAGTCGCACTCGAATCGTCAACCACGCCAGATGCTTCGttggaatattaatatatataaatgcacGTAATCCGTGCAAGTATTTCGGCATTTTTCAGCTACCCAACAAAAGGACTTATGCATGATCAAATTAATTGTGTGTACAAAGAGactgatattttatattacgctTCTTATGTCTTGTGATTTGTTTacttattttcatctttttaataaaattatttttttataaatttattaaaagcacatattaataaaataaacaaaaatatattcccCCCAGTTAGCTTTGAAGTTTTGGGtgatgtattattaaattaaaaataaatttctatgtgCTAGAAACAGTACTTTTacctgaaaaaataaaactcataaattataacgtactttctgttttcataaataatagaagtggaatttattcaaaattccaAGTCAGTATAATTATTGCATTAACAATAAGTACGCGTGATTTGTCACTTTCgcaaaacaaaatatttaaattatctgaAGACAATATTATCGTGTTATTACTTGTAAAGaatatatcttatatacaCAACATTCATAAGTAAATGTAGTAACTTTACTGGATATACTTAAcgaaaataactttttttaatgataatgTACTGTATCACAAAAAAAACTTTCGTGA containing:
- the LOC132912120 gene encoding ATP-binding cassette subfamily C member 4-like isoform X2; this encodes MDSSKKYDNPNPKLTANVFSKLIFWWLKPLFWYAKDHDLEIKDIYNVMPNDVSQHLGDKLERNWIKEVKFAEGTNIKPKFFNALRKTFMWSFAYYGGWQFLLAVVLRVIQPYVLGLLIWHFDPRAISTANEAYIYASAVILIVLCGALVNHHSILGLMEVGMRVRIACSSLMYRKILRLSRSSTNVTTPGQIINIMSNDVARFEQLFIALHYIWILPIQGALITFMIWESVGIASLAGVFLITMQTVPVQGYLGKWVSKLRLKIAVRTDERVRLMSEIIGGIQVIKMYTWEQPFEKLVSFVRSQEIDVLTVASYLRGFTLATFVFTERTTLYFTIMAYVLLGNTISADKVFSMAQYFNILQLTMAILYPMAVSAAAEAHVSIKRLENFLLLKENNNIIQSQQTNGDGSIMMKNITASWTENTIANTLHDINVQIEPGKLYAIVGSVGAGKSSFLQLILKELQQSHGEIKVNGTVSYASQEAWLFSGTVRNNVLFGQPYDKEKYNDVVRVCTLIKDFQQFNYGDRTLVGDRGASLSGGQRARINLARAVYRNADIYLLDDPLSAVDTHVGKQLFNECIKNYLRNKTRILVTHQVQYLKDCDYIILLNNGKIECEGTFAEIQNKRTDFLHMLSTEENKGDSEVMEIDDNTNHDLSINYGNGKDDDETEPKETEELMAKGNVSKSLYWKYFRAGGSVLMILIFVWSLIFGQIGSSGCDYWVAYWTKQEEIRITRNSINHTVQLSEQNHTVPFSIDGDTNKSTNETALLEMDDFNSTISKLFPLKNESFDNITWTINARSNTVYLHRDTALWIYGVFILTSIVLTSTRNIVFYKICMNASKNLHNLMFSCLLKAPMLFFDTHPSGRILNRFSKDVGSVDEILPRTMIESIQIFTVMIGILVQVFIINWWTIFPMFIMGFLYWQIRNIYLKTAQDMKRFEGTRNTFAGNVGLAISQVLILCGMLQHGMRQTAETISQMTSVERILQFTQLDKEGPFESEPNKKPSAQWPSKGEINFDHLYLRYEDSAPPVLKDLCFTIKSGEKIGIVGRTGAGKTSLISALFRLTKLEGAIYIDKLDTKQIGLHELRRKISIIPQEPVLFSATLRDNLDPFHDFDDATLWAALEDVELKLSVSSLDYNVDQGGANFSVGQRQLLCLARAILRNNKILLLDEATANVDPATDALIQKTIRQKFKSCTVLTIAHRLNTIMDSNKVLVMDHGKAIEFDHPYVLLKNEQGHFTSMVKETGKLMFEQLKKIAEEAYNNVCTDSELQSLPQIHNGETVKDN
- the LOC132912147 gene encoding DNA replication complex GINS protein SLD5, whose translation is MEVDAGAQLIAEDSDQEEEELTAQSVLLAIEEAWLNEKFAPEILPHRSDLIDCMLQQITHMEENMKRLDKGDLRLMIHRMELDRIKYVISNYLRARLEKIEKYTIHILSQEANRSSEDCYLSVAELQFAKEFLASIETLFKTVALQHMPGNFQTFEVDTLAVKPNMQAYVFLRANDRINGILLPGSMDEEIDLEPGSQHIIQYSAVADLVKTGAVKLI
- the LOC132912120 gene encoding ATP-binding cassette sub-family C member 4-like isoform X1, which encodes MDSSKKYDNPNPKLTANVFSKLIFWWLKPLFWYAKDHDLEIKDIYNVMPNDVSQHLGDKLERNWIKEVKFAEGTNIKPKFFNALRKTFMWSFAYYGGWQFLLAVVLRVIQPYVLGLLIWHFDPRAISTANEAYIYASAVILIVLCGALVNHHSILGLMEVGMRVRIACSSLMYRKILRLSRSSTNVTTPGQIINIMSNDVARFEQLFIALHYIWILPIQGALITFMIWESVGIASLAGVFLITMQTVPVQGYLGKWVSKLRLKIAVRTDERVRLMSEIIGGIQVIKMYTWEQPFEKLVSFVRSQEIDVLTVASYLRGFTLATFVFTERTTLYFTIMAYVLLGNTISADKVFSMAQYFNILQLTMAILYPMAVSAAAEAHVSIKRLENFLLLKENNNIIQSQQTNGDGSIMMKNITASWTENTIANTLHDINVQIEPGKLYAIVGSVGAGKSSFLQLILKELQQSHGEIKVNGTVSYASQEAWLFSGTVRNNVLFGQPYDKEKYNDVVRVCTLIKDFQQFNYGDRTLVGDRGASLSGGQRARINLARAVYRNADIYLLDDPLSAVDTHVGKQLFNECIKNYLRNKTRILVTHQVQYLKDCDYIILLNNGKIECEGTFAEIQNKRTDFLHMLSTEENKGDSEVMEIDDNTNHDLSINYGNGKDDDETEPKETEELMAKGNVSKSLYWKYFRAGGSVLMILIFVWSLIFGQIGSSGCDYWVAYWTKQEEIRITRNSINHTVQLSEQNHTVPFSIDGDTNKSTNETALLEMDDFNSTISKLFPLKNESFDNITWTINARSNTVYLHRDTALWIYGVFILTSIVLTSTRNIVFYKICMNASKNLHNLMFSCLLKAPMLFFDTHPSGRILNRFSKDVGSVDEILPRTMIESIQIFTVMIGILVQVFIINWWTIFPMFIMGFLYWQIRNIYLKTAQDMKRFEGTTKSPVFSHVSSSLLGLTTIRSACAHNMVRKEFDVHQDLHTSAYYLTIATSTAFGFALDVVSICFIAFITYSFIILDDGNTFAGNVGLAISQVLILCGMLQHGMRQTAETISQMTSVERILQFTQLDKEGPFESEPNKKPSAQWPSKGEINFDHLYLRYEDSAPPVLKDLCFTIKSGEKIGIVGRTGAGKTSLISALFRLTKLEGAIYIDKLDTKQIGLHELRRKISIIPQEPVLFSATLRDNLDPFHDFDDATLWAALEDVELKLSVSSLDYNVDQGGANFSVGQRQLLCLARAILRNNKILLLDEATANVDPATDALIQKTIRQKFKSCTVLTIAHRLNTIMDSNKVLVMDHGKAIEFDHPYVLLKNEQGHFTSMVKETGKLMFEQLKKIAEEAYNNVCTDSELQSLPQIHNGETVKDN
- the LOC132912132 gene encoding tubulin alpha chain-like, whose protein sequence is MRECISMHVGQAGVQMGNACWELYCLEHGIQPDGTIPSDKVSGTNDCFNTFFNETSSGKMVPRAVMVDLEPTVVDEVRIGRYKQLYHPEQLITGKEDAANNYARGHYSIGREVIDSVMDRVRRLTDQCTGLQGFFVFHSFGGGTGSGFTSLLMQKLSDDYGKKSKLEFAVYPAPQVSTAVVEPYNSILTTHTTIGHSDCAFMVDNEAIYDICRRKLGIERPSYANLNRLISQVVSSITASLRFDGALNVDLTEFQTNLVPYPRIHFPLATYAPVVSADKAFHEGMSVAEITSECFEASNQMVKCDPREGKYMACCLLYRGEVVPKDVNAAIAAMKRKSCIRFVDWCPTGFKVGINYQPPTVVPGGDLAKVQRAVSMLSNTTAIEEAWSKLNYKFDLMYNKRAFVHWYVGEGMEEGEFAEARDDLAALERDYEEVALESSTTPDASLEY